The Vicia villosa cultivar HV-30 ecotype Madison, WI linkage group LG1, Vvil1.0, whole genome shotgun sequence genome includes a region encoding these proteins:
- the LOC131644537 gene encoding uncharacterized protein LOC131644537 isoform X1 → MDKIKIKSHRTNSKLHLPQGKDQIHKQRHHQDLSPDSSSSSGGVGDKDSFSFKFGWKSSKQSVGTPIKKLLAEEMSPMTETKRRPPGVIARLMGLDGLPSQHLHKPVPLEKTQSRGLSNEGRSSRRSSRDQEEFKDVFEVSEIPKVESGRHSSSDFKAHEDEMSFIEQKFMNAKRLATYQDYQSSKEFHETLEVLDSNKDLLLKYLKQPDSLFKKHLNDLQGSPFQSHSGHVAPPNMENFDHGLNWRSDKEAQHVNYNRFHQKHSDDYHNQFDKRRVMQNPPRSSKHRFKGSREQSAVATKIVVLKPNLGKLQNGTKIQSSPCSPHNFLSEHGNQVEFSDVRFRDAELYKKINLPDSARSFRHNSLESTEIAKEVTRQMKNSLSRGCMMSSSSRFKGCTRSDSSSSASGNESPEEITAPIGDPFDLSKRSRRSPRSTESSVSREAKKRLSERWKMAHKSQEVQGSSRSSTLADMLAFPGKKGTRFDSMANGGGFYDKFARNGEPSGWVEPLGISSKDGWRDASIGSLSRSKSLPASSTVFGNARTFMCAEALRNDRYMGPKDLKRERRRATMSLDHRHGLNSRSTISGHKKSWSLLSSKQEVNEFSPDLNAVENNIMINLEEDSPNLEVHSPETFGQRLRNTSVVSDDVVDVANGNTDGSFEPSSDKVLPGTSSCVLIKGDSSGVEDNSMQEEVSAGSTGGISVLSEAPAPGLESPCCKDADQPSPISVLDPSFTDDVSSCSECFGSVSADLQGLRMQLQLLKLESEEHVEGPMQISSDEDGVEAYAEMLEENALRRTEDSWESSYIIDVLSESAIDKGQTHNILEVWHSLECPVSLSVFEKLEEERYSDWTICSKSERRMLFDRINSGIVKIHEQSADPQPWVGNAGKTFGSKRFTGLQDGIFQMLGSQGKVEDDALGKLLVVESQWLGLRDDIDVIGREVEILILDDLVAEIVGI, encoded by the exons ATggacaaaatcaaaatcaaatctcaTCGCACCAACTCCAAACTTCATCTTCCTCAAG GGAAAGATCAGATTCATAAACAGCGACATCATCAAGATTTGTCACCTGATTCTAGCTCTTCCAGTGGCGGGGTTGGAGACAAAGATTCG TTCTCATTTAAATTTGGGTGGAAATCTTCTAAACAATCGGTTGGAACTCCGATTAAGAAGTTATTAGCTGAAGAGATGTCACCAATGACTGAAACCAAGAGAAGACCTCCAGGTGTTATAGCCAGATTGATGGGTCTTGACGGGCTTCCGTCCCAGCATCTGCATAAGCCGGTGCCTTTAGAGAAGACTCAAAGCAGAGGATTGTCAAATGAAGGTCGGTCCTCTAGGAGAAGCTCAAGGGATCAGGAAGAATTTAAGGATGTATTTGAGGTCTCAGAGATCCCGAAGGTAGAGAGTGGTAGGCATTCGTCTTCAGACTTCAAGGCTCATGAAGATGAAATGTCATTCATTGAACAGAAGTTCATGAATGCCAAACGCCTTGCAACTTATCAGGATTATCAGTCTTCTAAGGAATTCCATGAGACACTTGAGGTTTTGGACTCGAACAAGGATCTTCTGCTAAAATATCTTAAGCAGCCAGATTCTTTGTTTAAAAAGCATTTGAATGATCTACAAGGTTCCCCTTTTCAATCACATTCCGGTCATGTAGCACCACCCAATATGGAGAACTTTGACCATGGTTTAAATTGGAGATCAGATAAGGAGGCACAACATGTGAATTACAATAGGTTTCATCAGAAGCACTCTGATGATTATCACAACCAATTTGACAAAAGGCGTGTGATGCAGAATCCACCAAGATCATCAAAGCACCGGTTTAAGGGTAGCCGTGAACAATCTGCAGTCGCGACAAAGATTGTTGTCCTAAAGCCGAATCTTGGAAAATTACAGAATGGTACCAAAATTCAATCATCACCTTGTTCTCCGCATAACTTTCTGTCAGAACATGGAAATCAGGTTGAATTTTCAGATGTCAGATTTAGAGATGCTGAactgtataaaaaaattaatttgcctGACAGTGCCAGGTCTTTTAGGCACAATTCTTTAGAATCTACAGAAATTGCAAAAGAAGTAACTAGGCAAATGAAAAACAGTCTGAGCAGAGGTTGTATGATGTCTTCCTCTTCTAGATTTAAAGGATGTACTAGAAGCGATAGTTCAAGCAGTGCTTCTGGGAACGAATCTCCAGAGGAAATAACAGCGCCTATCGGTGACCCATTTGACTTAAGTAAACGTAGCAGGCGCTCACCGCGTTCTACTGAATCATCTGTGAGTAGAGAGGCAAAGAAGAGATTATCAGAGAGGTGGAAGATGGCACACAAATCCCAAGAGGTGCAAGGCTCGAGCAGGAGCAGCACACTGGCTGATATGCTAGCATTCCCTGGTAAAAAGGGTACACGATTTGACAGCATGGCAAATGGGGGAGGTTTCTATGATAAGTTTGCTCGTAATGGTGAACCTTCTGGGTGGGTTGAACCACTGGGTATCAGCAGCAAGGATGGTTGGAGGGATGCATCTATTGGAAGTTTGTCGAGGTCAAAATCTCTTCCTGCATCATCTACTGTTTTTGGAAATGCTAGAACATTTATGTGTGCTGAAGCCCTTCGTAATGATCGATATATGGGGCCAAAGGACCTTAAACGGGAGAGGAGAAGAGCTACAATGAGTCTTGATCATAGACATGGTTTGAATTCTAGAAGCACTATATCTGGTCACAAGAAGTCTTGGTCTTTGCTTTCATCGAAGCAGGAAGTTAATGAGTTCTCTCCAGACTTAAATGCAGTTGAAAATAACATAATGATcaatcttgaagaagattcaccCAATCTAGAGGTTCATTCTCCTGAAACCTTTGGCCAACGCCTTAGAAATACAAGTGTTGTTAGCGATGATGTCGTGGATGTAGCAAATGGAAACACAGATGGGTCTTTTGAACCTTCTTCGGATAAAGTGCTTCCTGGAACATCATCCTGTGTCTTAATAAAAGGAGACAGTAGTGGTGTTGAAGACAATTCAATGCAAGAG GAAGTATCAGCTGGTTCTACAGGTGGAATTTCAGTCCTCTCTGAAGCACCTGCACCTGGACTTGAATCGCCATGCTGTAAAGATGCTGATCAGCCCAGTCCAATCTCAGTTCTAGATCCTTCTTTTACAGATGATGTGTCATCTTGTTCTGAATGTTTTGGGAGTGTCAGTGCTGACCTACAAG GGCTTAGAATGCAACTCCAGTTGCTGAAGTTAGAATCTGAAGAACATGTGGAGGGACCTATGCAAATTTCAAGTGATGAAGATGGTGTGGAAGCATATGCTGAAatgttagaagaaaatgcatTACGGAGAACTGAAGATAGCTGGGAGTCTTCTTACATTATTGATGTCTTGTCTGAATCTGCCATCGATAAGGGTCAAACTCATAATATTTTGGAAGTTTGGCATTCTCTAGAATGCCCTGTTAGTCTGTCTGTATTTGAAAAACTTGAAGAAGAGAGGTACAGTGATTGGACTATTTGTTCAAAGTCTGAAAGGAGAATGCTTTTCGACCGCATCAATTCAGGAATTGTCAAAATTCACGAGCAATCTGCTGACCCACAACCATGGGTGGGTAATGCAGGCAAAACTTTTGGATCAAAAAGGTTTACTGGGCTCCAAGATGGTATTTTCCAGATGCTAGGGAGCCAAGGAAAGGTAGAGGATGATGCCCTGGGTAAGTTGCTGGTTGTGGAGTCTCAATGGTTGGGTTTGAGAGATGACATTGATGTAATAGGAAGAGAAGTTGAGATATTGATATTAGATGATTTAGTGGCAGAAATAGTTGGTATCTAA
- the LOC131644537 gene encoding uncharacterized protein LOC131644537 isoform X2, with product MSPMTETKRRPPGVIARLMGLDGLPSQHLHKPVPLEKTQSRGLSNEGRSSRRSSRDQEEFKDVFEVSEIPKVESGRHSSSDFKAHEDEMSFIEQKFMNAKRLATYQDYQSSKEFHETLEVLDSNKDLLLKYLKQPDSLFKKHLNDLQGSPFQSHSGHVAPPNMENFDHGLNWRSDKEAQHVNYNRFHQKHSDDYHNQFDKRRVMQNPPRSSKHRFKGSREQSAVATKIVVLKPNLGKLQNGTKIQSSPCSPHNFLSEHGNQVEFSDVRFRDAELYKKINLPDSARSFRHNSLESTEIAKEVTRQMKNSLSRGCMMSSSSRFKGCTRSDSSSSASGNESPEEITAPIGDPFDLSKRSRRSPRSTESSVSREAKKRLSERWKMAHKSQEVQGSSRSSTLADMLAFPGKKGTRFDSMANGGGFYDKFARNGEPSGWVEPLGISSKDGWRDASIGSLSRSKSLPASSTVFGNARTFMCAEALRNDRYMGPKDLKRERRRATMSLDHRHGLNSRSTISGHKKSWSLLSSKQEVNEFSPDLNAVENNIMINLEEDSPNLEVHSPETFGQRLRNTSVVSDDVVDVANGNTDGSFEPSSDKVLPGTSSCVLIKGDSSGVEDNSMQEEVSAGSTGGISVLSEAPAPGLESPCCKDADQPSPISVLDPSFTDDVSSCSECFGSVSADLQGLRMQLQLLKLESEEHVEGPMQISSDEDGVEAYAEMLEENALRRTEDSWESSYIIDVLSESAIDKGQTHNILEVWHSLECPVSLSVFEKLEEERYSDWTICSKSERRMLFDRINSGIVKIHEQSADPQPWVGNAGKTFGSKRFTGLQDGIFQMLGSQGKVEDDALGKLLVVESQWLGLRDDIDVIGREVEILILDDLVAEIVGI from the exons ATGTCACCAATGACTGAAACCAAGAGAAGACCTCCAGGTGTTATAGCCAGATTGATGGGTCTTGACGGGCTTCCGTCCCAGCATCTGCATAAGCCGGTGCCTTTAGAGAAGACTCAAAGCAGAGGATTGTCAAATGAAGGTCGGTCCTCTAGGAGAAGCTCAAGGGATCAGGAAGAATTTAAGGATGTATTTGAGGTCTCAGAGATCCCGAAGGTAGAGAGTGGTAGGCATTCGTCTTCAGACTTCAAGGCTCATGAAGATGAAATGTCATTCATTGAACAGAAGTTCATGAATGCCAAACGCCTTGCAACTTATCAGGATTATCAGTCTTCTAAGGAATTCCATGAGACACTTGAGGTTTTGGACTCGAACAAGGATCTTCTGCTAAAATATCTTAAGCAGCCAGATTCTTTGTTTAAAAAGCATTTGAATGATCTACAAGGTTCCCCTTTTCAATCACATTCCGGTCATGTAGCACCACCCAATATGGAGAACTTTGACCATGGTTTAAATTGGAGATCAGATAAGGAGGCACAACATGTGAATTACAATAGGTTTCATCAGAAGCACTCTGATGATTATCACAACCAATTTGACAAAAGGCGTGTGATGCAGAATCCACCAAGATCATCAAAGCACCGGTTTAAGGGTAGCCGTGAACAATCTGCAGTCGCGACAAAGATTGTTGTCCTAAAGCCGAATCTTGGAAAATTACAGAATGGTACCAAAATTCAATCATCACCTTGTTCTCCGCATAACTTTCTGTCAGAACATGGAAATCAGGTTGAATTTTCAGATGTCAGATTTAGAGATGCTGAactgtataaaaaaattaatttgcctGACAGTGCCAGGTCTTTTAGGCACAATTCTTTAGAATCTACAGAAATTGCAAAAGAAGTAACTAGGCAAATGAAAAACAGTCTGAGCAGAGGTTGTATGATGTCTTCCTCTTCTAGATTTAAAGGATGTACTAGAAGCGATAGTTCAAGCAGTGCTTCTGGGAACGAATCTCCAGAGGAAATAACAGCGCCTATCGGTGACCCATTTGACTTAAGTAAACGTAGCAGGCGCTCACCGCGTTCTACTGAATCATCTGTGAGTAGAGAGGCAAAGAAGAGATTATCAGAGAGGTGGAAGATGGCACACAAATCCCAAGAGGTGCAAGGCTCGAGCAGGAGCAGCACACTGGCTGATATGCTAGCATTCCCTGGTAAAAAGGGTACACGATTTGACAGCATGGCAAATGGGGGAGGTTTCTATGATAAGTTTGCTCGTAATGGTGAACCTTCTGGGTGGGTTGAACCACTGGGTATCAGCAGCAAGGATGGTTGGAGGGATGCATCTATTGGAAGTTTGTCGAGGTCAAAATCTCTTCCTGCATCATCTACTGTTTTTGGAAATGCTAGAACATTTATGTGTGCTGAAGCCCTTCGTAATGATCGATATATGGGGCCAAAGGACCTTAAACGGGAGAGGAGAAGAGCTACAATGAGTCTTGATCATAGACATGGTTTGAATTCTAGAAGCACTATATCTGGTCACAAGAAGTCTTGGTCTTTGCTTTCATCGAAGCAGGAAGTTAATGAGTTCTCTCCAGACTTAAATGCAGTTGAAAATAACATAATGATcaatcttgaagaagattcaccCAATCTAGAGGTTCATTCTCCTGAAACCTTTGGCCAACGCCTTAGAAATACAAGTGTTGTTAGCGATGATGTCGTGGATGTAGCAAATGGAAACACAGATGGGTCTTTTGAACCTTCTTCGGATAAAGTGCTTCCTGGAACATCATCCTGTGTCTTAATAAAAGGAGACAGTAGTGGTGTTGAAGACAATTCAATGCAAGAG GAAGTATCAGCTGGTTCTACAGGTGGAATTTCAGTCCTCTCTGAAGCACCTGCACCTGGACTTGAATCGCCATGCTGTAAAGATGCTGATCAGCCCAGTCCAATCTCAGTTCTAGATCCTTCTTTTACAGATGATGTGTCATCTTGTTCTGAATGTTTTGGGAGTGTCAGTGCTGACCTACAAG GGCTTAGAATGCAACTCCAGTTGCTGAAGTTAGAATCTGAAGAACATGTGGAGGGACCTATGCAAATTTCAAGTGATGAAGATGGTGTGGAAGCATATGCTGAAatgttagaagaaaatgcatTACGGAGAACTGAAGATAGCTGGGAGTCTTCTTACATTATTGATGTCTTGTCTGAATCTGCCATCGATAAGGGTCAAACTCATAATATTTTGGAAGTTTGGCATTCTCTAGAATGCCCTGTTAGTCTGTCTGTATTTGAAAAACTTGAAGAAGAGAGGTACAGTGATTGGACTATTTGTTCAAAGTCTGAAAGGAGAATGCTTTTCGACCGCATCAATTCAGGAATTGTCAAAATTCACGAGCAATCTGCTGACCCACAACCATGGGTGGGTAATGCAGGCAAAACTTTTGGATCAAAAAGGTTTACTGGGCTCCAAGATGGTATTTTCCAGATGCTAGGGAGCCAAGGAAAGGTAGAGGATGATGCCCTGGGTAAGTTGCTGGTTGTGGAGTCTCAATGGTTGGGTTTGAGAGATGACATTGATGTAATAGGAAGAGAAGTTGAGATATTGATATTAGATGATTTAGTGGCAGAAATAGTTGGTATCTAA